The DNA sequence TGGTGGGGAGCAGTATTTGGAGGCGACTGGTTTAAGGAAGGCAAGGTAACGGCAAATGATCCGGAAATCATAAAGGCTGGAGAATGGTTTGCATCTTATTCCAAGAAATATGATGTCAAAAAGTTGACAGCCTTCCAAGGAGGTCTTGCCGAGGAAAGGGCAAGGGCTTTGGATCCCTTTATTTCGGGGAAGTATTCGATGCAGTTGATGGGGCAGTGGAAAATTCTGGACATAGCAAAGTATGCTCCTAAGGATTTCGATTACGGGATTGTTCCTTTGCCTACTCCCCCAGGCGGAAGAAAGAACGCTATAATAGTGCCTTCCGGTTACGGGCTCATTCCAAAGGGTGCCAAACATCCTAAGGAGGCTCTCCAATATCTCCTATACTGGGTAGGTAAAGGGTACGAGGAAGACCGCGCAAAGATAATGACGATGGGCGGGTGGATGCCTCTTGCCGATGGCCCATGGCAGGCCAGGGCGGCGCAGGACTATATGAAGCAGTATCCTCATTTCAAGGTATTTGTAGACCTTCTACGAAACGGACAGGTTGTATCCTTTGCCAGTCCTGTGGAATTGTTCTATAGTGACAGACTTACGCAAGCAGAAGATCGGATTAGACTTCTCCAGGAAACTCCGAAACAGTCACTGGATAGAGTCACTAAAGAGGTTCAGGCGGAACTTGATAAGATCAAATGAAGAGCCGGGGTCAGGGGCCTGCGGATGCGCCCGCAGGCCCTCTCCTGATTAGATAGGGGGGATCTTAGAATGATAGTCTCCAAGCGCACCCGAATAATCCGGCAAACGGCCGTCTATTTGGCATTGATAATGCTTAGTCTTGTGTTTCTCCTACCGCTTTTTTGGATGGTTTCTACCTCTCTAAAGCCAGATAGGCAGATCTTTGCCTTTCCTCCCATTTGGATACCTAGTCCGCTCCAATGGAGTAACTATGCTACTGCATGGACATTTGTTCCCTTCTTCACATACCTAAAAAACACGCTTATTATATGTGGGCTAGCCGTATTCGGCGCATTAGTCTCATGCCCGCTGGTTGCCTATGGGCTCTCTAAGATTCAATGGCCTGAGAGAGATGCGTTATTTATACTGCTGATCTCCACAATGATGATTCCCTATCAGGTAGTCATGATACCGGTA is a window from the Bacillota bacterium genome containing:
- a CDS encoding ABC transporter substrate-binding protein; translated protein: MRKTVIYALVILACISSVWSSAYAATKPVEVTLWHGWTGDWTKVIDDIVKMFNDSHPGIKVKPLVVPYGERDTKLMAAIAAGNPPDIIYTMGNTASYAARGAMIPIDELMTPQELADYKRYQWPMWQANVYKGHLWTFHGFIDVMALYYNKGHFKQAGLDPNEPPKDIATLDSYAEKLTVHDSRGNITRLGFLPENLLWWGAVFGGDWFKEGKVTANDPEIIKAGEWFASYSKKYDVKKLTAFQGGLAEERARALDPFISGKYSMQLMGQWKILDIAKYAPKDFDYGIVPLPTPPGGRKNAIIVPSGYGLIPKGAKHPKEALQYLLYWVGKGYEEDRAKIMTMGGWMPLADGPWQARAAQDYMKQYPHFKVFVDLLRNGQVVSFASPVELFYSDRLTQAEDRIRLLQETPKQSLDRVTKEVQAELDKIK